GTAAACCATGTTCCTATTGAAAAGGATGCTACAGCCCCTTTATCCGAAAAAAGCTTTGAAGATGGTCTTAGCAAGGCTGCTCCGCCTCCGGCTATCGAAAAGAAAAGGTGATATATAAAAGGCTCCGTTCTTCGATAGGAGGCAGGAACGATACGATAGCCTAAACCTGCCATCAGAGAGAATTGCGTATCATATTTCCATGAAGATGTCCGGAAATCAAGACCGTCGCTGTAAAATCCGTAACGAGGTTCTATATAAAACACAGCCATCGGAGAAATATTTATTTTCCCCTGAAGCCCGAATCTTATTCCTCCCACATGTTTTCCCTGGGCAAACTTATAACCATACATATATTCCAATCCGGCAGTACCCACTAGTTCGAATATGCGGTTGTGCTCATACTTCAGTCCCAATGCGCTAAAGTTCAACATATAATCCAGCGAGACTCCGCCAAAATACGGATTCAGGTTACCGGGACCGTTATGTACTCCGGCATTCAATCCGAGGCGCAATCCGTGCACAGGAGTCAGCCAGTCACCGACTGTCAGACCTACGCGTCCGCCATAAGAATGATACCAGAACGGAGAATTCCCTCTCATAAAGGTGACACCGGCTTCCGGTGCAATGAAAAGATGATCACCGAATCTCTTTTTCTTAAACTTCTCGTTCATGGCAGGCTTTTGCAATACATAATCCAGAGCATTTGTTTCTCTTTCCGGCTTCTGCCCCCATGCCGGGATCATAAACAATCCGGTCAACACCGCAAACAATATATCTCTAAGCGGAAGGTTGTATATATTTCTTTCTTTTCGCATCATTTTCACGCACATTTATTCCTGCAACAAATCAAGTACATCCCCGTCGATCTTAGCGATATCCAATAATGATGGATCTAATTCTATCGCTTTACGCAAATGGCTTAACGCCGGCATTACCTTGTCTACACGGTTAGCCGCAATTGCCTTTATATATTCTTCTTTAGCCGATTCGCCCAATTTCTCTGCTTTATCCCAGGCTTCATCGTTCATCTTCAACGCCAGCAACATCAGTACTTCGTTCAAAGAACTCATAGACGCAACGACAGGATAGGCTTCCTCATATTTTCCATTCAAAGCCCGGGACACAGCAACGATTTTTTCAGTCATTTCATTAACCGGTAATAAACCTGCTATAGAATCGGCTTTCTCATATTTCCCTTCATGCAATAAAGCGATCATTTGATTACATCTCACCGCATCCGGCACATTTCCGCCCATATAATCTTTCAGTATTTCCGAATCAGGCCTTCCTAAAGAAATGCAAGTAGCAGCCAGGTCATTCGCAGCCACCATAAAACGCGGATAAACCTCCAGTGCCTGACGGCATATTTTTTCTTTCTTTATCAAATCATTTTCCTTGCTGTACAATCTCCAAAATTCATTCCGGGTCAATTGCTTGTAATCGGTTTTATATAATGTTTCTATTTCCTCATCGGTAAGATAACGGAATATAGAATAGGTATATTCATACTCAACCTTTCTCAGACGAGGCAAATATTCCGCAGCAAGTATTTTTTTAAAGAATGGAAGACGGGCAATTAAAAGGGACTGCCGGGTAATATTTTTCGGATTTTTATCTACGATGTCCTGGATCGCCTGAGCCTCGCTCTGCAATGAATCGGAACGAAGTTGCATCACCACAGTTTCCCATGTCTCCACGCGGGCCTCGGACTGTATAGACAAAACAGAACGCGTATTAGCCTGTAACTGTCCCAAGATAGCGTCCGTAGCAACATTCATACGTCCCTTAGCTAACTGAAGATTCCGTTCATAAGAACCATCGGGAGAAGACGCACCGGTAATGGAAAAAGTTTGTAGAGACGCATCGGGGTTAGACTCCACCAATTTTAACTCTTGATTCAGCCGCTCTATTTCGGAACGATTCATCTCATTTTTATAATCAATGGAAGTTTTTCCTATCTCGAACGTCAGCTTAACCTCTCCTTTACTGTCTCTCAACTGCATTTCTGCTTTCGGGAAATAAGCCGGATCGGTTATATAATTTTCCCCGAACTTATATTCCAGAAAACGTAACGGATTTACAATTCCCCGTGCAATAACAAATGTATCGCGGTACAATATACGATTATAATTTTCCAATGCCATTATCATATCACACCGGAAATCATCTTTCGGATTCTCGACATAGAGAGAGTCATTATAGGGAATTAGATCGTCTTTCTGCCCGCTACTGCTTTTTACGGTTATATATTCATGCAGAGGATCCATCGTAATATCATAATCATACAACCGCTGCTGCGTAATATTATATTCTTTCCCGTCAAAGACCAAAGGAGCCATATAACGAAGTTCTTTACGCGTTACGTTATAAATATCGGGCTGTATGATAAGCCGGGTATCCGAATCGAACATCTCTTTCGGAATCTTAACACGGGTCCTGACATGAAAATAATTTCCGATAACCTCTATATCGGTAGGTTCAGGAATTATCTTATCCACGATCTTTTTGGCGGCCACGACAACTTCGTTCAAATTCACGCTGGATTGTTCCAGTTTTACATCTATCTTAAGACGTCCCAAAACTTTTACCTCACGTTCTTCATAACCCAAATAAGTAAAAAGCAATGTACCGTTTCTGGAAATGGTTGCAACGTATTTACCCTCTTCATCCGACGTACCTACTGTCTTATTCGTCTCTTTATCATATATACTTACACGGTTCAACGGATTACCGTTAATATCGGTAACAAAACCCCTTACCCGAATAAAATCCTGAGCATATCCTTCTAAAAAAAATGTACTTAGGAAAAACAATATAATAACTTTATAAATTCCAGCAGAAAAAAAGCGCACCATGCTTATTGATGTATTTATTTAAAAATATAAGAAAAAGACAATCCCAGTTTCACAGGAGCCAGAGTTGTCTTCACATTATTGAATTGCAATGGTTTCCCGTCATGAATCCCATATTTATAATTCCTATACCGCATTATACCCGCACCGATAGTGGCCTCCATGTTCCAATGCCGGCCCAGTACCCACGCATATCCATAAGTGACCCCAGCCGCATATGCATCGCCCTGATAATAGTGAGATTTTATACGCATATCATAATTTGAGATCAATGCGGTAACACCCATAAAATGACGCACCATAGGACGATTGAACCAATAACGGAGTTCCGGCTGAAATTGTATAAACTTAGGAGAGATCGTCCCTATAGAAAACGGATTGCCCGCTATATCGGCATTCAATGTAAATCGTCGGGACAAACGAGCTTCCACCCCTAAATTGGGAGAAAGTGCAGCCCAATATACTGCATTTGTTTTGAGTGCCACTCTTTGAGCATGTAACGAACTCATTCCTAACAGCATAAAGGATAAGAATAATAATATCTTAGACCTTTTATTCATACTTTTTTAACTTTCATAAATCCCGGCAAAGATAATTTATTTTATTATCTGCAACAATAATAAAAACAAAATAAACTTATTTTTTATATATACAGGCATTTATTATATAATTTACCCGTGTTAAACAATTCAAAAACAAATAACATCGAAACAAAAAAAGAGACCCTATTTCAAGAACAGGGTCTCTCAACATATTTCCGAATTTTTCATTTTATATTAAAGTAGTAATCCAGAACATCTTTAGCTGCCATAAAAGAACTTTGTTCATTAGACAATACTTTCCGTTCCTTTTCCCTTAGCATAATTTCGATCTGCGGATTACGATAGAAATGATCCTTCAACTGCTCATTAATAGACTCGAACATCCAGTATTTCGATTGTTCCTGTCTTTTATGATCAAAATAGCCGTTCTTTTTTACAAACAGGATATATTCATCTATCATATCCCATACCTCTTTAATACCTATTTCATAATATCCCGAATAAGTAAGTACCTGAGGTTGCCATCCGGAAGGTGTAGGCGGGAAAAGATGCAATGCATTCCGGAATTGTGCCTGGGCCAGGCGGGCTTTTTCTATATTATTACCATCGGCCTTATTAATCACTATTCCGTCTGCCATCTCCATAATCCCTCGTTTTATACCCTGCAGTTCATCACCCGTTCCGGCCAACTGGATTAATAAAAAGAAATCGACCATAGAATGTACCGCTGTCTCCGATTGCCCTACACCTACGGTTTCCACAAATATATTATCAAATCCGGCAGCCTCACATAAGACAATGGTTTCACGCGTTTTACGGGCAACACCTCCCAACGAGCCGGCAGAAGGGGAAGGGCGAATAAAAGCTCCCGGATGCACCGATAATTTTTCCATGCGCGTCTTATCACCCAGTATACTGCCTTTGGATCGTTCGCTACTCGGATCGATTGCCAGTACAGCCAGTTTTCCTCCTTTTTTCAAAACATGCAGTCCGAATACATCGATAGATGTACTCTTCCCTGCCCCGGGAACCCCGGTAATGCCTATACGCACCGATTCACAAGTATAAGGTAAACACTTTTCTATTACCTCCTGCGCCAAAACCTGATGCTCATAAAGATTACTCTCTACCAAAGTGACAGCCTGGCTTAATATGGACATATCCCCCTTCAATATACCTTCTACATATTCTCCTGCCGTATACAGCCTACGCCGGGCTTTCCTCATTTTCTGCAAATAAGGATTAACTGTGGGAGGCTGGGATATACCTTTATTTACCGATAAGCCGGCATAATTATCGTCATTTTCTATATGTTCCATAATCAAGTATATTATTCTAAACGTCCTAATACCCGTATTACCTGAGAACTATTATGAGGATCGTTGGTAATCACAATTAACCGGTAATTAATAAGATTTGAACGGGACTTGGACGGATCAACTTCTATCTTCAAACGGGTAGATTTTCCCGGTTTAATTTTTTTCTTTCCTAATTTTATTTTCAGTACCGGAGTTTCGTTCCCTATTTTACGGATAATAAGCGGAGAATGTCCTTCATTGGTTATCTCCACTTCTTTCTCTACCTTTCCGGAACCTTTAACGAAACCGAAATCAACCGTCCGTTCCGATAGTTTCATCAGAGGAGCATTATCCATATTTTCTTTCCATTGGGAAAGATCTTCTTTTATATTCGCTGTTACGGTTATTTTGCTTAATGCCGACTTTAACGTGTCATCGGCCATATCAATCCGGAATTCATCTCTCCGGAATCCCCAGTCTTTCACCGATCCCGCATCGTAAGTAACAACCAATATTCCTTCCTCAAGGGGATGCAATACTTCCGGAACAAAAACAGCAGTAATGTGCTTAGGTAAATCTCTTATTACCGGTGTGACCGATTCTTTGCCACTATTCATCACCTGTATTTTTCCAGCCTTTGTTTCACCTTTCATTAAATCGAAAAAAGGAACCTGCAGGCTTTTAAGGTACAAAGCACCTATATTATAAGCATAATCATAAGTAGAATGAGCCGACCGTGTAACATTACCTGTTATCTTCAGGGTCATTCGCGACGGTTCGTTATTACTGTAAACAAAAATCGATTTATCGAATTTTCCGGGACGTCCTTTAGGGTTATACGTCACCTTTATAACTCCATTTTCTCCCGGAGCAATAGGTTCCCTGGAGTATTCCGGTACTGTACAACCACATGTAGCTCTGACCGATGTAATTTCCAACGGCTTATTTCCGGTATTGGAAAACCTGAACTCTGCAGAAACATTTCCGCCGTCTTCATCAAAAGTACCGAAATCATGTACAACTGATTCGAAACTGATCTTCGGCTGGGCAAATATAGATAGCATGGCAACCGAAAACAACAAACATAATAGAGCTATTCTTTTCATATCTTTATTTTAAATATCACAGACACAGTACACTCCGCTATTTCTGTTCAGGTTTCACGACACCAATAATAACCAAATTATTTTTACTAGGTTTTGCATTACTAACCACCGTTATCCCTTTCTTAAATTCTCCGGGACGTCCTTCGGGATTAAAAATCACTTTAATAGCTCCTTTTTTCCCGGGAGCAATAGGTTCCTGAGGAAATTCAGGTTTAGTACAGCCGCAGGAGGCCCTTGCATCCACTATTACCAAAGGAGACTCTCCTATATTAGTAAACTCGAACAGATGAGTTACGGGCCCTTTGTTTTCAGCAATAAAACCGAAATCATATTTTTTTTCGGTAAATTTTATTTTAGCCGGTGTTTTAGCACAAAGAACAGATACAGATATCAGCAACATCATGCTCATTATAACCAATCGTTTCATAATCAATATTCGTTTACAGATTTATTATTGCAAAAATAATATTTTTTTCTCAACATATTTATTTTCTCCACTTTTATACACAGTCGTTTTGAAACACGGTACACATCATATTACCGGAAATTCTTCTTACATTTGCCGGGCGATCAAAACCCAAAATATAAAAATGAACATATCTCCCGAAACTTATTATATCCGGCAACTGGATCTAACCCGGCAGCAACTAAAGAAGGTAAAACATAAAATACAATTTACAGGAACACTCCGTCTGGTCAATATACTTGCTATCCTATCAGGCATCTATCTTTTATGGGGAAACGGCATTGCCTGGTATATCACTACCCTAATAGCAGGTCTTATACCTTTTATGCTCCTTATCCGGTATCATAACCGACTTTTTCTACTAAAAGACTTTCTGGAAGCCAAAATACGTATTTATATAAAAGAATCACAATTACAACAATATGATTTTTCGGGAACTTATCCGGGCAATGAATTTATTGACCCGTCACATCCTTTTACTTACGATTTGGATGTATTCGGGGAAAAATCATTATTCGCCTATATAGACCGAAGCGCGTCCAAAATGGGAAGACTCCGATTGGCTTCCTGGTTATGTAATCCTCTCAACACTTCACAAGAAATAAAAGACCGTCAGGAAGCCATAACGGAGCTATCGGAAATGAATGAAACAAGAAATGACTTCCTAGCTCATGGGATGACTTCGCAGGAAACAGAATCTGATCCCGAAACCATAAACAATCTGGCAGATATTCCTTCTTTTTCCACCAACCGGATCATAAGTATATTCATTTCATCTCTGCCATATATTTATGGCATACTCCTTATCTTCTGGGTTCTCGGATACATTACCGGAAATTTTATTCTATTTTTATTCCTTACATTGATATTCATTTCCTTTTTAAACGCAAAAAAAGTTTCTTCGGTTCAAGCGAAATTAGATAAGGCATTAAAATCATTAAGTGTCTATACGGAACTTATCTACATGCTTGAGAACAGCCATCCCGAAAGCCGGCTATTAAATGAAATACGAGAAAAAATAATATGTAATGAAAAACCTGTTTCTGTGCGCATCAGAAAACTGAACAAACTTCTAAATAATCTGGACCAGAGATTTAACATCGTTGGATACGTAGTTCTTAACGGGTTCTTACTTTGGGATATGAGGCAATTGAATGCATTAGACAAATGGCTACGTGAAAATTCGGAAAAACTTCCTGCATGGTTTTCAGCCATTTCCGACTTCGATGCGCTCTGTTCTCTTGCGACATTCAAATATAACCACCCCGCCTATATCATTCCTCAGATTTGCAAAGATCATAGTGTTGTAATGGAAGCCCGGGAAATGGGGCATCCGTTAATTCCGGTCGAAAGATGTGTAAAAAATGATCTTTATCCGTTAGGACATTCGTCTTTTCTCATCATTACCGGAGCCAATATGGCAGGAAAAAGCACTTATTTAAGAACGGTGGGAATTAATTATCTGCTGGCTTGTATCGGAGCACCCGTATGTGCTGCTGAAATGAACATAACGCCCCACTCTCTTTTTACAGGATTAAGAACGACCGATTCGCTTAGTGATAACGAGTCATATTTCTTTGCCGAACTGAAAAGATTACAACAAGTAGTAGGAAGTCTCAAATCGGGGAAAAAAATGTTCATTATTCTGGATGAAATATTAAAAGGGACAAATTCTACCGACAAGCAAATCGGTTCGCTGGCACTGATACGTCAACTGACCGGACTGGGTGCGACCGGTATCATAGCAACTCACGATCTGGCCCTGGGCAAACTGGCCGAAGAATTTCCGGCATCTGTTAGAAACTTCCGCTTCGAAGCCTCCATTCATGGAGACGAACTATCATTTTCATACCGGATACAACCGGGGGTAGCACAAAACATGAATGCATGCTTCCTGATGAAAAAAATGGGAATTATCCCTCCTGATAAAAACCCGCAGTAACCGGAAAACAGTTACCACGGGCTCTGAAAGATTTTAATATACACTTCTCTGCATCATTATAGCCGCCATATCGGGACGTGCAAGTATTTCATAGACCAATGCCGCACACAAATAGCATACCGGAGACACCAATAAAGGATTTATATCAAAACTATCGGCGGATTTATCCGGAACAAGAACACCACGGATATATTCTATCTCATGCTCCGGAACCGATGGTGATAAAGAGTAATAATCGATTACCACATGGCCTTTATCATTTTTTCCAAGCACGCACACCGGTTTAGAACTTCCTCCCCGGGTATACAAATTATACTGTAACTCACAGCTCGGATGAAACTGGTCGATAAAACGAGTGACCGGACGATTCCAGCCTTTCATCTTGAAACTGGTTATCCGCAACACGTCATCGGGTAATACAACTTGTCCGCTACCATCCTGATTCTTTACCGGTACTAAGCCATAACCAATATCCACGGGAGTCAGTAAATCACATGAAACATTTAGCAATATCCGTGATAAAGCATCAGGTATTTTATTCCTGATATATGCTTCGATATCGACTCCGTCGGTCCGCTCAAACACAGCCTCCCATTGTGGAGTAAGTTCCTCCATATTAATTTTTACTTGGGAAACCAGATCTCTTAAACTTATCCGGCTCATTATTCTTCGGACCAGGGATATATTTTAACCGTAAAATCAACGTCATAGTACAAGTCTCCGGGGAACAACTCGTCATTGTGAGATTTCATATATACTTTTTCGGCATATATACTTACGTTATCCACATATTCCCATGCATTATTATTTCCGTTGGGCTCCACTCCCACCACTGCTCCGCCGGGAACATCCAGGAGTTTATAATAAAAACCGTGAAACCTTACAAGATCGGCATATTTCGAAGAATATACATACTTTTTAAAAGGATCCCATTCCCCTATTAAACGGGTGATTTTGCCCGGCTCTCCCTGCTCCCCGGGAAGTCCTGTCAGTTTTACCGGTTTAGACCAACCGGTATCGGGATCATGAAATGTACCGTTACCGTTAAACATCGCACAAGTCATCCATAAAATCCCTCCCGAAGGCAAAGCAGGGGGGACATCGTGCCAGTTCTTTCCCGGATTTACAGATAAAGTATCAATAATAGGAATTGTTATGTGAGTTCCCACAGATGCGAACTTATACATCCAATGGGTCTGGGATATGTACGGATTAAGCCGCAACTCCGTGACATAACTTTGCCACATTTGTCCATTCCACCACAACAGAATAATAGCCGGCCCTTTCGTTTCTACATGCAAAGCCGGATTCGCAGGTACAAAATAAGGAAAGTCATACACACCGGAACCTCCTGATATATACAAATAATAGGCCGGAACATCTATCTTTACATCGGGCTTAAAGGTAGCCGGATCTCCTATTATACCGGACACTGGAGCCTGGAACGGATGATTCGTATCACACCAGTTTTTACACGAAATATTCCACATCCAAACCGATTGAGTTTCTCCATTGATAAAAAATTGTCCGGGAAAGCCGCCTTCGGGATAAGCCGCCCACACGGCTTCCACATTAGGATAGAAACCCACATAACCTATTTTATATAAGCTATGTGCATGAGTATCAATAATACACATATATTTATCATTGTTTGATTTTCGGAAAACATAATCCCAAACCCTCCGCTTCTTTGCGTATAGAGGTTGAGTTCGGCATCTTTTTCAATGGAATATTATAAGGTTCGCCGGATAACCATTCCCGTGCCTGCTGCCAGTTCAAAATATGTTCAACCGGAGTCAAAACAGTTTTAGGTTCTGCAGCTTCACCGATTTCCTTATGTAATTTATACCGCCCCCCGAAAGCCGGATCTTGCTCCAGGGCTTGTTGCAAGGGCTCGTTATCGGTAGAAAAATATCCGGTCTTATTATCCGATGAAATAAAATCCACATATCTTTTCTTTCCTTTTACCTGAACAAAAGTCGTGAGGTTTCCCAAATTGGTATAATATATTTTCATCATATCACTTCTATTTTAAATGGATAAAAAAGCCTGCCGGTATTCCGGCAAGCAAATTTTCCTATAATATTATAATTTCGGTACTATTCTCATATGAGCCGCCGGATAACGTAACGTAAGGCAACTGGCTTCGGTAAGTACCAGTGCATCGGTATTACGGATGCCGGCTTTTTTCAGATCCAAAGCCTGTGTTCCGAAAGGTACATGCGACCATTTTTGTATAAATTCGGGATCGAAAATAAATCCGTAGTCACTCATACCGCAATCATCGAACACTTCGGAATACAGAACATACAATTTACCGAATTTCGATTTGATTTCTGAAAAATCGATGCCCCACTTTACAGTATCGTCTTTAGCTGTAATGACTTTTGTCACATCCAATTTATTAATTCGCCCGATGAACGCAGACCCACCGATAAGGACTTTACGTTTATTGCCTCCGTTCCCTGTAAAAGCCTTTTGCATGATATCTATCAGATCGTTTTGTGTCAACTCGGCATTAGGATCAAATTCATATTGTTTCCCGGCCTGCCACCAGATCCCCCCCGTAAGCATAACGGTTTCTTTTTTACGGCTATCGTAAATAGAACGCTTTACTCCGAACATAAAAGTCTTTTCCATCCCCAGACGCATATCGTATATTGCAGCCTCCTCTTCATCGGAGAATTCCCATTCAACCTCTTTGCTGGCAATTTTCTGAAAAGTGGATTGCTCTATCTGCATCTTGAATATCTGACAATGATTTTGCTCTTTTACGGGTAAGGATTCGAACTGCGCCGTTTGCACGTCAAGTTCTGTTGCGGCACGCCCCATACGGATAAAAGTCGAACCGGCAGGGATAGAGGGCACACAATTCTCCACAGAACCTATCTTTTTCCCGTTGATAGCATATACGTTCAACTCTCCGCTTTCTTCCTTGCTACTAATGTACAACACCAGATCGGCCTTTGATAACGTAGTACCGTCAG
This portion of the Barnesiella propionica genome encodes:
- a CDS encoding MutS-related protein, producing the protein MNISPETYYIRQLDLTRQQLKKVKHKIQFTGTLRLVNILAILSGIYLLWGNGIAWYITTLIAGLIPFMLLIRYHNRLFLLKDFLEAKIRIYIKESQLQQYDFSGTYPGNEFIDPSHPFTYDLDVFGEKSLFAYIDRSASKMGRLRLASWLCNPLNTSQEIKDRQEAITELSEMNETRNDFLAHGMTSQETESDPETINNLADIPSFSTNRIISIFISSLPYIYGILLIFWVLGYITGNFILFLFLTLIFISFLNAKKVSSVQAKLDKALKSLSVYTELIYMLENSHPESRLLNEIREKIICNEKPVSVRIRKLNKLLNNLDQRFNIVGYVVLNGFLLWDMRQLNALDKWLRENSEKLPAWFSAISDFDALCSLATFKYNHPAYIIPQICKDHSVVMEAREMGHPLIPVERCVKNDLYPLGHSSFLIITGANMAGKSTYLRTVGINYLLACIGAPVCAAEMNITPHSLFTGLRTTDSLSDNESYFFAELKRLQQVVGSLKSGKKMFIILDEILKGTNSTDKQIGSLALIRQLTGLGATGIIATHDLALGKLAEEFPASVRNFRFEASIHGDELSFSYRIQPGVAQNMNACFLMKKMGIIPPDKNPQ
- the meaB gene encoding methylmalonyl Co-A mutase-associated GTPase MeaB yields the protein MEHIENDDNYAGLSVNKGISQPPTVNPYLQKMRKARRRLYTAGEYVEGILKGDMSILSQAVTLVESNLYEHQVLAQEVIEKCLPYTCESVRIGITGVPGAGKSTSIDVFGLHVLKKGGKLAVLAIDPSSERSKGSILGDKTRMEKLSVHPGAFIRPSPSAGSLGGVARKTRETIVLCEAAGFDNIFVETVGVGQSETAVHSMVDFFLLIQLAGTGDELQGIKRGIMEMADGIVINKADGNNIEKARLAQAQFRNALHLFPPTPSGWQPQVLTYSGYYEIGIKEVWDMIDEYILFVKKNGYFDHKRQEQSKYWMFESINEQLKDHFYRNPQIEIMLREKERKVLSNEQSSFMAAKDVLDYYFNIK
- a CDS encoding DUF1573 domain-containing protein, which produces MKRLVIMSMMLLISVSVLCAKTPAKIKFTEKKYDFGFIAENKGPVTHLFEFTNIGESPLVIVDARASCGCTKPEFPQEPIAPGKKGAIKVIFNPEGRPGEFKKGITVVSNAKPSKNNLVIIGVVKPEQK
- a CDS encoding DUF1573 domain-containing protein — protein: MKRIALLCLLFSVAMLSIFAQPKISFESVVHDFGTFDEDGGNVSAEFRFSNTGNKPLEITSVRATCGCTVPEYSREPIAPGENGVIKVTYNPKGRPGKFDKSIFVYSNNEPSRMTLKITGNVTRSAHSTYDYAYNIGALYLKSLQVPFFDLMKGETKAGKIQVMNSGKESVTPVIRDLPKHITAVFVPEVLHPLEEGILVVTYDAGSVKDWGFRRDEFRIDMADDTLKSALSKITVTANIKEDLSQWKENMDNAPLMKLSERTVDFGFVKGSGKVEKEVEITNEGHSPLIIRKIGNETPVLKIKLGKKKIKPGKSTRLKIEVDPSKSRSNLINYRLIVITNDPHNSSQVIRVLGRLE
- a CDS encoding DUF3575 domain-containing protein, whose amino-acid sequence is MNKRSKILLFLSFMLLGMSSLHAQRVALKTNAVYWAALSPNLGVEARLSRRFTLNADIAGNPFSIGTISPKFIQFQPELRYWFNRPMVRHFMGVTALISNYDMRIKSHYYQGDAYAAGVTYGYAWVLGRHWNMEATIGAGIMRYRNYKYGIHDGKPLQFNNVKTTLAPVKLGLSFSYIFK
- a CDS encoding SU10 major capsid protein; the encoded protein is MKLLLNYLKSQDFLFFVLAVIGTVIGLGDSHSCLAAATISGISGGKLVTGEPLTTDITRRESPDLLKSEIDKRIVKIRPMSTPVDQLSRWKGARKSGSMIIDYYSVDVKPTKTTLAAAYSEPSSSAVSSNHQKAKLNTANNDIFEVTETILVQNVKGYEPDGTTLSKADLVLYISSKEESGELNVYAINGKKIGSVENCVPSIPAGSTFIRMGRAATELDVQTAQFESLPVKEQNHCQIFKMQIEQSTFQKIASKEVEWEFSDEEEAAIYDMRLGMEKTFMFGVKRSIYDSRKKETVMLTGGIWWQAGKQYEFDPNAELTQNDLIDIMQKAFTGNGGNKRKVLIGGSAFIGRINKLDVTKVITAKDDTVKWGIDFSEIKSKFGKLYVLYSEVFDDCGMSDYGFIFDPEFIQKWSHVPFGTQALDLKKAGIRNTDALVLTEASCLTLRYPAAHMRIVPKL
- a CDS encoding carboxypeptidase-like regulatory domain-containing protein, giving the protein MFFLSTFFLEGYAQDFIRVRGFVTDINGNPLNRVSIYDKETNKTVGTSDEEGKYVATISRNGTLLFTYLGYEEREVKVLGRLKIDVKLEQSSVNLNEVVVAAKKIVDKIIPEPTDIEVIGNYFHVRTRVKIPKEMFDSDTRLIIQPDIYNVTRKELRYMAPLVFDGKEYNITQQRLYDYDITMDPLHEYITVKSSSGQKDDLIPYNDSLYVENPKDDFRCDMIMALENYNRILYRDTFVIARGIVNPLRFLEYKFGENYITDPAYFPKAEMQLRDSKGEVKLTFEIGKTSIDYKNEMNRSEIERLNQELKLVESNPDASLQTFSITGASSPDGSYERNLQLAKGRMNVATDAILGQLQANTRSVLSIQSEARVETWETVVMQLRSDSLQSEAQAIQDIVDKNPKNITRQSLLIARLPFFKKILAAEYLPRLRKVEYEYTYSIFRYLTDEEIETLYKTDYKQLTRNEFWRLYSKENDLIKKEKICRQALEVYPRFMVAANDLAATCISLGRPDSEILKDYMGGNVPDAVRCNQMIALLHEGKYEKADSIAGLLPVNEMTEKIVAVSRALNGKYEEAYPVVASMSSLNEVLMLLALKMNDEAWDKAEKLGESAKEEYIKAIAANRVDKVMPALSHLRKAIELDPSLLDIAKIDGDVLDLLQE